A window from Drosophila kikkawai strain 14028-0561.14 chromosome 2L, DkikHiC1v2, whole genome shotgun sequence encodes these proteins:
- the Hand gene encoding heart- and neural crest derivatives-expressed protein 2 isoform X2, translated as MSKNSMFVGREYSTNIQYYSSVYNASTIFDLKHTESQVQQQIYNQNHVGYAPPSTTRTIKKRNTANKKERRRTQSINNAFSYLREKIPNVPTDTKLSKIKTLKLAILYINYLVNVLDGDQDPKGGFRAELKPINRKICSEKKQQCLKNEIQNVPISAKGRTGWPQDVWASELIPEHN; from the exons ATGTCAAAAAATTCAATGTTTGTGGGACGCGAGTATTCAACGAACATTCAATATTATAGCTCTGTTTATAATGCTTCAACCATATTCGATTTAAAAC aCACTGAAAGTCAAGTTCAGCAACAGATTTACAACCAGAATCATGTGGGCTATGCTCCACCTTCGACTACTCGAACTATTAAGAAAAGAAATACAGCTAACAAAAAGGAAAGGAGAAGAACACAAAGTATAAACAATGCCTTTTCCTATCTGCGAGAAAAGATTCCAAATGTTCCGACGGATACAAAACTATCAAAG ATAAAAACGTTAAAATTGGCCATATTGTACATAAACTACTTAGTTAATGTCCTTGATGGTGATCAGGACCCCAAAGGCGGTTTTCGGGCAGAGCTTAAGCCAATTAACCGAAAGATTTGCAGCGAAAAGAAGCAGCAATGTCTGAAGAACGAAATTCAA AATGTTCCCATATCGGCAAAGGGCCGCACAGGATGGCCACAAGATGTTTGGGCGTCAGAACTTATTCCAgaacataattaa
- the Hand gene encoding heart- and neural crest derivatives-expressed protein 2 isoform X1: MSKNSMFVGREYSTNIQYYSSVYNASTIFDLKRNAEVKQLIIFISDTESQVQQQIYNQNHVGYAPPSTTRTIKKRNTANKKERRRTQSINNAFSYLREKIPNVPTDTKLSKIKTLKLAILYINYLVNVLDGDQDPKGGFRAELKPINRKICSEKKQQCLKNEIQNVPISAKGRTGWPQDVWASELIPEHN, from the exons ATGTCAAAAAATTCAATGTTTGTGGGACGCGAGTATTCAACGAACATTCAATATTATAGCTCTGTTTATAATGCTTCAACCATATTCGATTTAAAAC GTAATGCTGAAGTAAAACAattgattatatttatttcagaCACTGAAAGTCAAGTTCAGCAACAGATTTACAACCAGAATCATGTGGGCTATGCTCCACCTTCGACTACTCGAACTATTAAGAAAAGAAATACAGCTAACAAAAAGGAAAGGAGAAGAACACAAAGTATAAACAATGCCTTTTCCTATCTGCGAGAAAAGATTCCAAATGTTCCGACGGATACAAAACTATCAAAG ATAAAAACGTTAAAATTGGCCATATTGTACATAAACTACTTAGTTAATGTCCTTGATGGTGATCAGGACCCCAAAGGCGGTTTTCGGGCAGAGCTTAAGCCAATTAACCGAAAGATTTGCAGCGAAAAGAAGCAGCAATGTCTGAAGAACGAAATTCAA AATGTTCCCATATCGGCAAAGGGCCGCACAGGATGGCCACAAGATGTTTGGGCGTCAGAACTTATTCCAgaacataattaa
- the CYLD gene encoding ubiquitin carboxyl-terminal hydrolase CYLD, giving the protein MNAKSENEAEKEKKLTITNRFGDSLENYELSNESEHMAHAYPKKIPNRKNGILKNNDVNHDTAYHEDVDLADILGTNWPKRAGAAAMILNNKSKTSIEPGICEDMKPASPPTLPKVEPEEIPRITVADYQPLIEIPGTDLAIGSLVEVSSPGANEDLYGVIRWIGIPPGIQKNVLVGIEVEDESNLKNVLTSDGRHNGVRLFTCHEGRAVFVPANRCTADRRFADVDNTSMAANRVSNNQVKKFGVAECPAIYGSVPPLEIHNSEELASICGKFKGIQGHHNSCYLDATLFSMFTFTSVFDSILYRHPGAQDIRNYSEVQKVLRDEIVNPLRKNVFVRSDRVMKLRELLDQLSSVSGLTCEEKDPEEFLNSLLSQIMRVEPFLKLSSGQDSYFYQLFVEKDDKLTLPSVQQLFEQSFHSSDIKLKEVPSCFIIQMPRFGKNFKMYPRILPSQVLDVTDIIENSPRQCSLCGKLAEFECRDCFGSLQAGSGLECTAFCPKCLKTFHSHSKRSNHVSKKISIPKDFRIMADHMVVPRLYMELFAVVCIETSHYVAFVKSGSGPDAPWCFFDSMADRKGEQNGYNIPEITCVPELTQWLTDEGARSINETSTNDKVLPEHAKRIFCDAYMCLYQSTDIMMYH; this is encoded by the exons ATGAATGCCAAATCCGAAAATGAagcagaaaaggaaaaaaagttGACAATTACAAATCGGTTTGGGGATTCCCTGGAGAACTACGAACTTTCCAACGAAAGTGAACACATGGCCCACGCTTATCCAAAAAAGATtccaaatcgaaaaaatggaattttaaa AAACAACGATGTTAACCACGACACCGCCTATCACGAAGATGTGGACTTGGCAGATATTCTTGGAACAAATTGGCCTAAAcgtgctggagctgctgctatgattttaaacaacaaaagtAAAACGTCTATAGAACCGGGTATTTGCGAAGATATGAAACCAGCTTCTCCGCCTACTCTACCAAAAGTTGAGCCAGAGGAAATTCCGC GCATCACCGTCGCCGATTACCAGCCTTTGATCGAAATACCCGGAACTGACCTGGCAATTGGATCGCTTGTGGAAGTGTCGAGTCCTGGAGCGAATGAAGATCTATATGGCGTTATAAGATGGATTGGCATTCCGCCGGGAATACAAAAGAACGTACTGGTAGGAATTGAAGTGGAAGACGAGTCCAACTTGAAGAACGTTTTGACCTCAGACGGCAGGCATAACGGAGTTCG CTTATTCACATGCCACGAGGGTCGAGCCGTGTTTGTCCCCGCTAACAGATGCACTGCTGACCGTAGATTTGCCGATGTGGACAACACCAGCATGGCAGCCAATCGAGTTTCAAATAATCAGGTGAAGAAATTCGGTGTTGCTGAGTGTCCGGCTATATATGGATCAGTACCGCCTTTGG aaattcaCAACTCTGAGGAGCTAGCCAGTATTTGTGGCAAGTTCAAGGGAATACAGGGCCATCATAATTCCTGCTACCTAGATGCCACGCTCTTTTCAATGTTTACTTTCACCAGTGTCTTTGATTCCATTCTATACAGGCATCCGGGAGCtcaa GACATTCGAAATTACAGCGAAGTTCAGAAGGTGTTGCGGGATGAAATCGTGAATCCCCTACGAAAGAATGTCTTTGTGCGCTCAGATCGTGTGATGAAGCTTCGCGAACTGCTGGACCAGTTGAGTTCGGTCAGTGGCCTTACCTGCGAGGAGAAAGATCCTGAAGAGTTCCTCAACAGTTTACTCTCGCAAATAATGAGAGTTGAACCGTTTTTAAAG CTAAGCTCCGGCCAAGATTCGTATTTCTATCAATTGTTTGTGGAGAAGGACGACAAGCTAACGCTACCGAGTGTCCAGCAGCTATTTGAGCAGAGCTTTCACTCATCCGACATCAAATTGAAGGAGGTGCCCTCGTGCTTCATCATTCAGATGCCTCGCTTTGGCAAGAACTTCAAGATGTACCCAAGAATATTGCCATCGCAAGTCTTGGATGTGACGGATATTATAGAAAACT CCCCGCGACAGTGCTCGCTTTGTGGGAAACTGGCAGAGTTTGAATGCCGTGATTGCTTTGGAAGCTTGCAAGCTGGTTCTGGCCTCGAATGCACCGCTTTTTGTCCCAAGTGCTTGAAGACCTTTCACTCGCACTCAAAAAG GAGCAATCACGTTTCGAAAAAGATCTCCATTCCGAAGGACTTTAGGATTATGGCCGACCACATGGTTGTACCGCGATTATACATGGAACTATTTGCCGTGGTCTGCATCGAAACCTCACATTATGTGGCTTTTGTGAAGTCGGGATCTGGTCCAGATGCTCCATGGTGCTTTTTCGATTCAATGGCTGATAGAAAag GCGAACAGAACGGATACAATATACCTGAAATTACGTGTGTTCCGGAATTAACGCAGTGGCTCACGGACGAGGGGGCGCGATCTATAAATGAAACTTCAACGAACGATAAAGTATTACCTGAACACGCTAAGCGTATTTTTTGCGATGCCTATATGTGTCTGTACCAAAGCACAGACATCATGATGTACCATTAG
- the LOC108077224 gene encoding uncharacterized protein: MIPLIMFSGYLFIPLIIFGYTAPSESYAVNRSSNAESHDWTYPEFGKLSFRHGGRSENGDTQSYHREAERNATLRRGNNYHKPTEKISRHKSKYKPSSFDRRKNTNSHLAGDTESRHYHTFEEIHEHVEEDDDGQQYQASEQIGTQSILHENIKDHHSSKKDEKQMKVKIKHHHHHHHHNHIKEMIKTVPQPYPVEKVVHVPIEKIVEKIVHVPKLVNVTVERIVHVPVEKIVEKIVHVPKPVQVPKPYVVEKIIEKIVHVPKPYPVLRTVPYPVEIKVPIALEKKVPVPYKVEVERKVPVYIRSNEPYKFEPSPFESYHQPEEFKYNMEIDHPPPHQPRDHEQASLPSNYYNRIYKSKELDLPPRIEDFQHTAPPQYRHEPVLKSSIEAASSGREPVALKLVGPTPQAFNITGQDLDTANSAPPFVNNSNFDLNPQESANAFRGIPFSLPFQFVQLQPMAFQSAINVELPAPSAVGEATPK, from the exons ATGATTCCATTG ATTATGTTTTCCGGATATCTATTTATACCCCTTATAATATTTGGATATACAGCGCCAAGTGAATCCTATGCTGTTAATCGGAGTAGTAACGCCGAGAGTCACGATTGGACCTATCCTGAATTCGGAAAATTATCCTTTCGCCATGGAGGAAGATCAGAAAACGGAGATACTCAAAGTTACCATCGCGAGGCTGAACGAAATGCTACTTTGAGGCGCGGAAATAACTATCACAAGCCGACCGAGAAAATAAGTAGACATAAGAGCAAATACAAGCCCTCGTCATTTGATCGAAGAAAGAACACAAATTCCCATTTGGCTGGTGATACAGAAAGTCGGCACTATCATACTTTTGAGGAAATCCATGAGCACGTAGAGGAGGACGACGATGGGCAGCAGTACCAGGCATCGGAGCAAATTGGTACCCAATCGATCCTGCACGAAAATATCAAGGATCATCATTCCAGCAAGAAAGATGAGAAACAGATGAAGGTTAAGATaaagcatcatcatcatcaccatcatcacaACCACATTAAGGAAATGATAAAGACAGTACCCCAACCGTATCCTGTGGAAAAGGTTGTGCACGTGCCCATTGAGAAAATTGTGGAAAAAATTGTGCACGTTCCAAAGCTGGTTAACGTTACGGTTGAGAGAATTGTGCATGTGCCCGTTGAAAAAATTGTCGAAAAAATCGTTCACGTTCCAAAACCGGTGCAGGTCCCAAAACCTTACGTTGTGGAGAAAATCATTGAGAAAATCGTCCATGTTCCAAAGCCATATCCTGTCCTTCGCACTGTTCCGTATCCGGTGGAAATTAAGGTGCCCATAGCACTCGAGAAGAAGGTGCCCGTTCCCTACAAGGTTGAAGTGGAACGAAAGGTTCCCGTTTACATTCGATCGAACGAGCCATATAAATTCGAGCCATCGCCTTTTGAAAGCTATCACCAGCCCGAAgagtttaaatataatatggaaATTGATCATCCGCCGCCGCATCAGCCTAGAGATCATGAGCAAGCTTCCCTGCCTTCAAACTACTACAACAGGATATACAAGTCGAAGGAATTGGATCTTCCTCCACGAATCGAAGACTTTCAACACACAGCTCCGCCACAGTATAGGCACGAACCTGTTTTAAAAAGCTCTATTGAAGCGGCTTCTTCTGGTCGAGAGCCTGTTGCTTTGAAGCTTGTGGGCCCCACACCGCAGGCGTTCAACATCACAGGCCAGGATTTGGACACCGCCAACTCAGCCCCACCGTTCGTAAATAATTCCAACTTCGACCTGAATCCTCAGGAGTCGGCTAATGCCTTCCGCGGGATCCCCTTCTCACTACCATTCCAATTTGTCCAGCTGCAACCCATGGCATTCCAGAGTGCTATCAACGTGGAGCTGCCAGCTCCATCAGCAGTGGGAGAAGCGActccaaaataa
- the nmd gene encoding outer mitochondrial transmembrane helix translocase — protein sequence MDNFGLGGSVDLSKGQMFQVLIRLSVASLITYYSVKWMMNQLDPTSKNKKKAKILAEEQLKRLAEKDGFKLNPQEFNDYELMIASHLVVPADIQVSWSDIAGLDTVIQELRESVVLPVQHKDLFKRSKLWQAPKGVLLHGPPGCGKTLIAKATAKEAGMRFINLDVAILTDKWYGESQKLTSAVFSLAEKIQPCIIFIDEIDSFLRSRNLNDHEATAMMKTQFMMLWDGLSTNSNATVIVMGATNRPQDLDKAIVRRMPAQFHIGLPSEVQRRDILQLILQSEEISGDVDLNRLAKLTNGFSGSDLREMCRNASVFRMRQLIGAGSLPTLDRNSVNITMDDLLSSHLKIKESKMHTGSLFLENRIELD from the exons ATGGATAACTTCGGCCTTGGAGGATCAGTGGATCTCAGCAAGGGACAAATGTTCCAAGTGTTGATTCGTCTCTCAGTGGCTTCGTTGATAACATATTATTCGGTTAAGTGGATGATGAACCAGTTGGACCCGACCagtaaaaacaagaaaaaggcAAAGATCCTTGCTGAAGAGCAGCTAAAAAG ACTTGCTGAGAAAGATGGCTTTAAACTCAATCCCCAGGAGTTTAACGACTACGAGTTGATGATTGCGTCACATCTCGTTGTTCCAGCCGACATACAAGTCAGTTGGTCGGATATAGCTGGCTTGGATACGGTTATTCAGGAGCTGCGCGAGTCCGTGGTTCTTCCGGTGCAACACAAGGATCTTTTCAAGCGCTCGAAGCTTTGGCAAGCGCCCAAGGGCGTTCTGCTGCACGGCCCGCCTGGGTGCGGGAAAACGCTGATAGCGAAGGCCACGGCCAAGGAGGCCGGCATGCGCTTTATCAATTTGGACGTTGCCATTCTTACCGACAAGTGGTACGGGGAATCCCAGAAACTAACCTCAGCCGTCTTCTCGCTGGCAGAAAAAATCCAGCCATGTATAATATTCATTGACGAAATCGATTCCTTCCTGCGTTCCCGTAATCTTAATGACCATGAGGCCACCGCCATGATGAAGACCCAGTTTATGATGCTGTGGGATGGCCTCAGCACCAATTCCAACGCGACGGTTATTGTGATGGGCGCCACAAATAGACCCCAGGACCTGGACAAGGCCATTGTGCGTCGCATGCCGGCTCAATTCCATATCGGCCTTCCGTCCGAAGTCCAGCGAAGAGATATACTTCAGTTGATTTTGCAGTCAGAGGAAATTAGTGGTGATGTGGACTTGAATCGTTTGGCCAAGCTTACGAATGGCTTCTCGGGCTCTGATCTCCGGGAGATGTGCCGCAACGCATCCGTTTTCCGGATGAGACAGCTTATCGGGGCCGGAAGCTTGCCAACTTTGGATCGAAATAGCGTCAACATCACAATGGATGACCTGCTAAGCTCACACTTAAAAATTAAGGAGTCAAAGATGCACACTGGGAGTCTATTTTTAGAGAATAGAATTGAGCTAGACTAA
- the LOC108077225 gene encoding phenoloxidase-activating factor 2: MMILNCIIICACIFTCRAQDTSLDNLIADIFKTDETESSTANPTPISPVPNPVTVKPKDSSPLTPSGSEVYQSCGDQKECVPRWLCANDTINTSGEGIIDIRIDTGSPCKNYLHLCCDLPNKRDKPIFPVTPETPEGCGYTNPNGVGFKITGAVNQEAEFGEFPWMLAILREDGPLNLYECGGALIAPNVVLTAAHCVHNKQPNTIVVRAGEWDTQTKTEIIAHEDRYVKEIVYHEQFNKGSLYNDVAVLLLESSFELQMNIQPVCLPNVQDVFDYDRCYATGWGKNKFGKEGEYQVILKKVDMPVVPGETCQTNLRATRLGRHFLLHDSFICAGGEKDKDTCKGDGGSPLVCPIKGQKGRYKSAGIVAWGIGCGEVNIPGVYANVAKLRPWIDSKLKIWGIDPKYYTP, translated from the exons ATGATGATACTAAATTGTATCATAATATGCGCCTGCATATTCACTTGCCGGGCACAAGACACTTCCTTGGACAACCTGATCGCGGACATCTTCAAAACAGATGAGACGGAGTCTTCTACCGCGAATCCAACTCCTATTTCGCCTGTCCCTAATCCTGTCACCGTCAAGCCAAAAGACTCATCTCCATTAACTCCCTCGGGCTCAGAAGTGTATCAGTCCTGCGGTGATCAAAAGGAATGCGTGCCCCGATGGCTGTGTGCCAATGACACCATCAACACCAGTGGCGAGGGTATCATTGATATTCGGATCGACACAGGGTCACCGTGCAAAAACTATTTGCATTTATGCTGTGACCTTCCCAACAAG CGGGACAAGCCCATATTCCCAGTTACGCCGGAAACCCCCGAAGGCTGCGGGTACACAAACCCGAACGGTGTTGGCTTTAAAATTACCGGAGCTGTGAATCAAGAGGCTGAGTTCGGGGAGTTTCCCTGGATGCTGGCGATTCTACGAGAAGATGGCCCCCTCAACTTGTACGAATGTGGAGGAGCTTTGATAGCGCCAAATGTTGTCCTAACTGCCGCCCATTGTGTTCACAACAAGCAACCAAACACCATTGTTG TGAGAGCTGGAGAGTGGGATACTCAGACGAAGACAGAGATCATCGCCCATGAGGACCGTTACGTTAAGGAAATTGTATACCATGAGCAGTTTAACAAGGGCTCCCTGTATAATGACGTTGCTGTGCTGTTATTGGAAAGTTCGTTTGAACTGCAGATGAACATTCAGCCAGTTTGTTTGCCCAATGTACAAGACGTCTTCGATTATGACCGGTGCTATGCCACTGGCTGGGGCAAGAACAAGTTCGGCAAGGAGGGAGAGTACCAGGTGATCCTTAAGAAGGTCGACATGCCCGTGGTGCCAGGAGAAACGTGCCAGACGAACTTGCGCGCCACCCGCCTCGGAAGGCATTTCCTGTTGCATGACAGCTTTATCTGCGCCGGCGGGGAAAAGGATAAGGATACCTGTAAGGGCGATGGCGGATCTCCATTGGTGTGCCCCATTAAGGGCCAGAAGGGTCGCTATAAGTCAGCTGGAATTGTCGCCTGGGGAATAGGATGCGGAGAGGTTAACATTCCAGGAGTGTACGCCAACGTGGCCAAGCTTCGTCCATGGATTGACtcgaaattgaaaatatgGGGAATTGATCCCAAATATTATACGCCTTAA
- the LOC108076918 gene encoding ubiquitin thioesterase otubain-like → MESFKQNDGNRDELIIKQQREIEKEISETTPLVSDQLPLTCLWTEYNGDEIFTAKIQDLSKKYKFIRRTRPDGNCFFRAFAYSYLEYLISNVSAYQEFRKLAEESKDKLVQLGFPSFTLEDFHETFMEVIKRVSPENGQSQSQVQSELHKIFNEQGYSDYVVVYLRLITSGKLQEEADFYQNFIEGDFTIEEFRHQEVEPMYKESDHIHIIALCTALGAGVRVEYLDRGEGGTVKAHDFPEGAEPRIYLIYRPGHYDILYPN, encoded by the exons ATGGAATCGTTTAAGCAAAATGATGGCAACCGTGATGAGTTAATTATTAAGCAGCAGCGGGAAATCGAGAAGGAG ATCAGCGAAACAACACCGCTGGTCAGCGATCAGTTGCCGCTGACGTGCCTGTGGACCGAATACAATGGCGACGAGATCTTCACCGCAAAGATCCAGGATCTCTCCAAGAAGTACAAGTTCATCCGGCGCACCCGCCCCGACGGCAACTGTTTCTTCCGAGCCTTTGCTTACTCGTACTTAGAGTACTTGATCTCAAATGTTAGTGCCTACCAGGAGTTCCGCAAACTGGCCGAGGAGTCCAAAGACAAGCTCGTTCAGCTTGGTTTTCCCAGCTTTACTTTAGAGGACTTTCACGAAACG TTCATGGAAGTCATCAAGCGCGTGAGTCCGGAGAAtggccagagccagagccaggtGCAGAGCGAGCTACACAAGATATTCAATGAGCAAGGCTATTCCGACTATGTGGTGGTCTATTTGCGTTTGATAACGTCGGGGAAGCTGCAGGAGGAGGCCGACTTTTACCAGAACTTTATCGAGGGCGACTTCACAATCGAAGAGTTTCGGCATCAGGAGGTTGAGCCCATGTACAAGGAATCCGATCATATTCACATAATTGCCCTGTGCACCGCTCTCGGTGCGGGAGTGCGCGTGGAGTATTTGGATCGGGGCGAGGGTGGAACGGTTAAGGCCCACGACTTTCCCGAGGGAGCTGAGCCCAGAATTTACCTGATTTACAGGCCAGGTCATTACGATATATTGTATCCAAATTAA
- the Cdk5alpha gene encoding cyclin-dependent kinase 5 activator 1, producing the protein MGTVLSFNPRDRHPIYSSQPNFQYNHSSDIRNENDSTGSIDSHLNNFSYEQLNNAKNRESKKSAACHHHQLSKNVIGQGQGHGHQGTCGGGVHINLQTQTQLSSHNLNNLTNTSKDTITNVLDTHNENSSVLKAEKSSFEKNLKKHSIFINALSWKKLSTSHNKKKIENKSNKCANLPTACFKAQLLESSFASSSDKNRNIQLHCNRIEEHNNQQQQQQQQHCNQSQEGLHREEAGLTGAPGKSQNPSKAKDPVKLNNKNSISNHNNKLIQKQPLTLTLPQQLQPASMQIKNTNQIPRKTVIQASTSELLKCLGMFLHCRCQRLNNFDAGDAVMWLRAVDRSLLLQGWQDVAFINPANVVFVYMLVRELVSGEESKESELQASVLTCLYLSYSYMGNEISYPLKPFLVEDSKEKFWDRCLVIVNKLSDKMLKINAEPGFFTEVFTELKSCGQYHPTIKSYCGGA; encoded by the exons ATGGGAACGGTGCTGAGCTTCAATCCGCGGGATCGCCATCCCATATACTCGTCTCAGCCAAATTTTCAATATAACCATTCGAGCGATATTCGGAATGAGAACGACTCCACGGGCTCAATCGATTCTCATCTGAATAACTTCTCGTACGAGCAATTGAATAATGCCAAGAATAGGGAAAGCAAGAAGTCGGCGGcatgccaccaccaccagttGTCCAAGAACGTCATCGGGCAGGGACAAGGACACGGGCACCAGGGGACTTGTGGCGGCGGAGTGCACATTAATTTGCAGACGCAAACGCAGCTGAGCTCGCACAACTTGAATAACTTGACAAATACGTCCAAGGACACCATTACCAATGTCCTGGACACGCATAACGAGAACTCCTCCGTTCTCAAGGCGGAGAAGAGCTCGTTCGAGAAGAATTTGAAGAAGCACTCGATCTTCATAAACGCCCTCTCCTGGAAGAAGCTCTCCACATCGCATAATAAGAAGAAGATCGAGAACAAGAGTAACAAGTGCGCCAACCTGCCGACGGCCTGCTTCAAGGCACAGCTATTGGAGTCCTCGTTTGCCTCCTCGTCCGACAAGAATCGAAACATCCAGCTGCACTGCAACCGGATCGAGGAGCATAAcaaccaacagcagcaacaacagcaacagcactGCAATCAGTCCCAGGAGGGACTCCATCGGGAGGAGGCTGGACTCACGGGAGCACCGGGCAAATCGCAAAACCCTTCCAAGGCGAAAGATCCCGTCAAATTGAACAACAAGAACTCGATATCCAATCACAACAACAAGCTGATCCAGAAGCAACCGCTGACGCTAACCCTGCCGCAGCAATTGCAGCCGGCGTCCATGCAGATCAAAAATACCAATCAGATCCCTCGCAAAACCGTCATCCAG GCATCCACCTCGGAATTGCTAAAGTGCTTGGGCATGTTCTTGCATTGCCGCTGCCAGAGGCTGAACAACTTTGATGCTGGCGACGCTGTAATGTGGCTCAGAGCGGTTGATCGCAGTCTACTTCTCCAAGGATGGCAG GATGTGGCTTTCATAAATCCAGCCAACGTGGTGTTCGTGTACATGCTAGTTCGCGAACTGGTCAGCGGCGAGGAGAGCAAGGAATCAGAACTTCAGGCTTCAGTACTCACCTGCCTGTACTTGTCGTACTCATACATGGGCAATGAAATCAGCTATCCCCTCAAGCCGTTTTTGGTTGAAGACTCCAAGGAAAAGTTTTGGGACAG GTGTCTCGTCATTGTGAACAAGCTAAGTGataaaatgcttaaaatcAATGCTGAGCCTGGCTTCTTCACCGAAGTCTTCACTGAGTTGAAGTCTTGTGGTCAATATCATCCTACAATTAAATCGTACTGTGGAGGAGCCTGA
- the l(2)SH0834 gene encoding uncharacterized protein l(2)SH0834: MENIDTEPKDEATAKESIALRRELRRKKILEASKSRLDKLNGRATTLESETPGNTDESANTTQYSDPEVEPDIPIPRPFLPEQPVPATKASAPLASALLKTRVHIILAACGGFLLALYANSSVFVPVLLFVLVELAFLPYRNGDNLPASVAPMLLLFVHPNISSRIKQFSKLFAILQSLLGDLAITVCVVCSGSILLNLSTLTGEE, encoded by the exons atggaaaatatagaTACGGAACCGAAAGATGAAGCTACTGCTAAGGAATCTATTGCCTTACGGCGGGAACTGCgcagaaagaaaatattagaaGCGTCCAAGTCACGGCTCGACAAATTGAATGGCAGAGCCACTACTTTAGAGAGCGAAACCCCAGGAAACACTG ATGAAAGCGCCAACACAACCCAATATTCTGATCCAGAGGTGGAACCTGACATTCCCATTCCTCGTCCATTTCTGCCGGAACAACCTGTGCCCGCAACCAAAGCCAGCGCTCCCTTAGCAAGTGCATTGCTAAAGACCCGAGTCCACATTATCTTGGCCGCATGCGGTGGCTTCCTATTGGCGCTGTACGCTAACAGCAGTGTGTTCGTTCCCGTCCTGCTTTTTGTACTAGTGGAACTTGCATTTTTGCCATATCGCAACGGAGATAATTTACCGGCCAGCGTGGCTCCGATGTTACTTTTGTTTGTCCATCCAAATATTAGCAGCAGAATTAAGCAGTTTAGCAAATTATTTGCAATCCTTCAATCATTATTGGGCGATTTGGCTATAACAGTTTGTGTTGTATGTTCAGGTAgcatattattaaatttaagcaCTCTTACTGGAGAGGAATAA